The sequence below is a genomic window from Streptosporangium lutulentum.
CGAGAAGCCGGTCTCCGCGCCCCCCAGGGCGGAGACGAAGGACGACGACGCGGAGTGGTGGCAGGAGTAGGCCCGCCTTGACTCCGGGGCGTTGGCGACGGCTACAGAGAGCCTGGTGACCTGACGGTCGCTAGGCTCTCTTTGTCTTCCCGCCGTCTCCACGGTCTCGCGTGCCTCTCCACTCCGCTAGGAGCAGCCTTGCCCGAAGCGTCCCAAGTATCCGACGATCCCAAGGTGTCTGCCCCTCCCCCGCCCACCTCCCTCGAGACCTCCGGCACATCGGAGACCTCCCCCGAGACCTCCGGAACGCCGGAGACCTCCGCGGCGCACGAGAAGCCGGACGTCCCCGACGGACGCAGGACGGCACACCACGGCAAGCCGCGCGCCTCCGGCGGACACGAGGCCCTGTACGGCGAGCCGGGCAAGCCGTTGGCCAGCAACCCCTTCCTGATCGGCCTGACCGCCGGACTGGGCCTGCTGACCGCGTGGGCGCTCTCCCAGGCTCTGGTCACCTCCCGCAGTGTGATCGTCCTGGTCGTGGTGGCGATGTTCCTCGCCGTGGGGCTCAACCCGGCCGTCGAGGCGCTGCAGCGGCGGCGGATGGCCCGGCGCGGGGCGATCTCGATCGTCTTCGGCGCGGTGATCCTGTTCTTCGTGCTCTTCGGCCTGGCGATCGTGCCGCCGGTGACCCAGGAGGCGACCTCGTTCGTCGGCGCGGTCCCCGGCTACATCCAGGAACTGCTCGCCAACCCCACGCTCAAGGAACTGGACAGCGACTACCAGATCCTGACGAGGGCCGGCGACTACATCACCAGCGGCGGCCTCGCCCAGACCGTGGCGGGAGGTCTGCTCGGCGCGGGCGCGGTGGTGTTCAACGCGTTCTTCTCCGGGGTCACGCTGCTGGTCCTGACGCTGTACTTCCTCGGCTCGCTGCCCTCGATCAAGGACTACCTCTTCAAGCTCGTGCCCAGCAGCCGCAGGGAGCGGTCCCGGGCGCTCGGCGACGAGATCCTCGACGGCATCGGCGGCTACGTGGCCGGCAACCTGCTGATCTCAGTGATCGCGGGCGTGGTCACCTGGGTGTTCCTCTCCATCATGGGCGTCGAGTACGCGCTGGCCCTCGCCCTGATCGTGGCGGTCACCGACCTGATCCCGCTCGTCGGCGCGACGATCGGCGCGGCGCTGGTGACCGTGGTGGCGCTCCTGCAGTCGGGAACGCTCGGCATCGCCTGCGCGATCTTCTTCCTGGTCTACCAGCAGGTCGAGAACTACCTGATCTACCCTCGCGTGATGAAGCGCTCGGTGGACGTGGCCCCGGCGGTCACCGTCATCGCCGCGCTGTTCGGCGGCGCGCTGATGGGCATCGTCGGCGCGCTGCTGGCCATCCCGGTGGCCGCGGCGATCGCGCTGCTCATCCGCGAGGTGGTGATCCCCCGGCAAGCTCATCTATGAAGCCGGCCACGGCGCGGTTGAACGCCTCGGGCTGCTCGACCGCGCTCAGGTGACCCGCCTTCTCGATCACGGCCAGCCGCCCGTCGGGCACGGCCCGGGTCATCGCCTCCGCGTCGGCGAGCGGGGAGGTCTCGTCCTCCTCCCCCACGATCACCAGGACGGGCACCTTGAGCGCCCGCAGGGTGTCGAAGGAGTCCAGGCGGCCCGCCATGGCCCGCTGCGCCCAGGCCACCGCGCCCGGCGGAGCCGCCTGGACCAGCCCGCGCACCCGGCCGAACACCATCGCCCTGCGCCGTACGGTGGTCTGCCCGAGCAGCCCGGGAAGCACCTCCTCCAGCAGGACCGAGGTGCCGCTGTCGAGCACGGTGGCGGCGATCCGCTCGCGGTTCGACCTGGCCGCCTCGGGGTCGGCGCCCGCCTTGGTGTCGGCGAGGATCACCCCCAGCACCCGGTCGGGGTGGCGGCGGCACAGGGCCATCGTCACGTAACCGCCCATGGACAGGCCGCCGACGACCCCCCGCTCGATTCCCTCGCGGTCCATCAGGCGCACGACGTCGTCGGCCATCACGTCGAGGGAGGGCTCGTCCTCGCCCAGCACCGAGCCGCCGAAGCCGCGCAGGTCGGGGGTGATGACCTTGCAGGTGGTCGCCAGGCCCTCGCGCTGGGCCAGCCACATGGCCGATGACAGGGGGAAGGCGTGGAGGAGGACGACCGGAAGTCCCTCGCCCGCCGATCGCGTGTACAGGTCCACGCCGTCCACCGTATTCCCGTACTCACCATCTGACACCCCTTGATTCACAAGGGGTTGTGACATCGTGACGGCGCCGCCGTGGAGGACCCGGCGGGAGACGTACATCGCGATGACACCGCCACCGCCGTGGAGAGCCCGGCCGGAGACGTACATCGCGATGACACCGCCGCCGACCTGGAGACCCCGGCCGGCGACGTGGAGAGGTCACGACATCGCGGTGGCGCCGCCGTCGACGTAGAGGACCTGCCCGGTGATGTAGGCGGAGGCCGTGGCGGCGAGGAAGACCGCGGGGTGGGCCATCTCCTCCGGAGTGCCCCAGCGGCGCATGGGAACGGTCTGGACGGTAGCCTGGCCGGCGCTCTCGTCCTCCCAGAGACTGCGGTTGAGGTCGGTGGCGGTCCAGCCGGGGCACAGGGCGTTGACCCGCACGCCGCTCCCGGCCCACTCCAGGGCCAGGGTCTTGGTCAGCGCGACCACTCCGGCCTTGGCCGCGGCGTAGGCCGCCAGGAAGGGGGCGCCCTTGGCCGCCACCGAGGCCACGTTGATCACCGAGGCGGAGCCGCGCTCGGTGAGGTGCGGTGCGAACGCGTGGCAGACCGCCATGGCGGAGTCGAGGTTGAGCCTCATCAGCTTGTCCCAGCCGGCCAGCCTCAGGTCCTTGAACGGCACGAGGAAGTTGGACCCGCCCGCGTTGTTGACCACGATGTCCACGTGGCCCAGTTCCTCGATCCCCCGCTGTACGGCTGCCGCCACGGCGTCCCTGTCGGTGACGTCGCAGGGGATGACGGCGGCCTGCCGCCCCAGGGCCTTCACCTCGGAGGCCACCTCGGCCAGCGACTCGGCCGACCGGGAGACGAGCGCGACGTCGGCGCCCGCCTCCGCGTAGGCGAGCGCGATCGCCCGTCCGATGCCCCTCGACGCCCCGGTGATGAACGCCTTCCGGCCGGAAAGATCGAACGCCTGCATGGCCGCCTCCTCGTTGACTGTGACCTCGATCGCCAGGTCCGCCGGATGCGGCGCGCTGGAACCGAACAAGATTCTACGAGTCGGGGACCTCGGTGGGGAGAGGATGGGCCGCCGGATTCACCCTGCGGACGATCTCGTTGAGGACGATCCGCACGTACGGCTCGCCGACCCACAGGTGCTTGGCCTCGTCCACCCCGACGACCTCGGCCTGGGGCACCCGGGCGAAGCGCTCACGGGCCTCCTGCGGGCGCAGGTAGTCGTCGAACTCGGGGACGAGCGCGATCAGCGGCCGTCCGAACTCCGCCCACGCGTCGAGGTCGGCGTCGGTGGTCCGGTGCAGCGGCGGGGAGAGCAGGACTGCGCCCTCCACGAGCGGGTCGCGGCCCCACTTGAGCGCGAGTTCGGTGCCGAAGGACCAGCCGACCAGCCAGACACGGGGCAGGTCGTTGAACTCCGCGTACTCCAGCGCGGCGGCGACGTCGAAGCGCTCCTCCTCACCACCGCCGAAGACGCCCTCGGAGGTGCCCCGTTCGGAGGTCGTGCCGCGCGTGTTGAACCGCAGCAGCGCCAGATCCGCGAGGGCGGGCAGCCTGTTGGCGGCCTTCCTGTAGACGTGGCTGTCCATCATGCCGCCGTGGGTGGGCAGCGGGTGCAGGCAGACCAGCGTGGCCACCGGGGGCCTTTCCGCCGGAAGGGCCAGCTCGCCGACGAGCTTCAGCCCGTCGCCGGTGGACAGCTCGATCGGTTCCCTGCGCGCGGGCAGCACCGTAGAGGCCCTGATCTCCATTTGTCTCCTCAATATCTGCTGCGGCCGGGACCACGTCTGACCCGGTTGCGCCAGCACGCGGTGTGCCAGTGCCTGCGCTCGTCCTCCCCGCCCGACCAGGCGGGCCAGCTCACCAGGTGCGGCAGGCCGGGTCTGATCTCCTGGTCGCAGCCGGGGCACCGGTAGACCTTGTCCGCTCCGCCGCCGGCGACCCGGCGCACGTGCCAGTCGCCGTCGGGCCACTCCTCCACCTGGTCGACGCCGGGCACGAACGGGCCGACGGGGCGGGAGGAGCCACGGTTTCCACCGCGGTCGAAGGGGTCGGCCCGGCGGGCCTTTCGGGGACTCACGGCAGGTCTCGGAAACCTCGCGCCCCGGCCGTGACAAGCCGGTCGAACGGCTCGGGGCTCCCGACGCCCGTCTCCGCGAGGCCGGCCGCTCCGGCCGCCCCAAAGATGCTCGTCATCACTCTCCCCGTCACACCCGCGAAATCCACTTCACACCAATAATCGCCCACTTCGGGACCACAACAGTCTCCCAGAGACCCCTCGGTTACCCCAAAGCCGGGACGGCACTCCCCATGAGAGTCATCAGAAAGTACTTGAACGGGAGTTGAGTATTAATTACCATTTGAGAAGATGAGCGGAGGAGGAGCCGTGGAAGGCGAATTCAAGCCGACAGAGGCGCTCCGGCGGATCGACGAGATCGACCGCCGCGCGCGGCGACCGGCGCGGACGGCCGGATGGATCTTCGTGATCGTGGGGCTGGGCACCACGCTGTACTGGCCGGCCATGTCCTTCGGCCCGATGTGGGCACAGGTGACGGCGGGGGTGGGCTGGGTGGCGCTCACGGTCGCGAGCACCTTCTACCTGGGCGCCATGAAGGTCCAGGACCGCGAGGTCGCCTGGGTCAACAACCCGACCTCTCCGGTGAGCATCGCCTACGTGGTCTCCGTCCTGGTCACCTTCGTCTTCGGGATGTTCCTCCGTCCCGAGGATCCGAGTGGCGCCTGGATCACGGCGCTGATCGCGCTGGCGGTGCTCTCCGGCCTGCCCGCGCTCTACGGCGGCTGGCGGATCCTGAGGGCGAGCCGATGAGCGAGGGCGGCTCGCATCCTCGGCACGCCCTGGACGACGTCATCCACGCCCCGGTCCGCCTGTCGATCATGGCTGCCCTGTCGGCCACGGAGAAGGCGGAGTTCCGTTTCCTGCGCGACACGATCGAGGTCAGCGACTCCCTGCTCTCCAAGCACATCATCACCCTGGAGGAGGCCGGCTACGTCCACGTGGAGAAGGCCTTCGTCGGTAAGCGCCCGCGCACCTGGCTGGCACTCACCGAGGAGGGGCGTCAGGCTTTCCAGGAGTACGTCTCCGTGCTGAGACGGCTTACCGAAGGATCCCCCCATGATCGAAATTAACGACCTGCACAAACGCTACGGCGACAAGACCGCCCTGGACGGGGTCACGTTCTCCGTGAAACCGGGCGAGATGTTCGGCTTCGTCGGCGCCAACGGTGCCGGGAAGACCACCACGATGCGAATCCTGATGGGAGTGCTGACCGCCGACTCCGGGTCGGTGCTCCGGGACGGCCGGCCGCTGACGTTCGAGGCCCGGCGCAGGTTCGGTTACATGCCGGAGGAGCGCGGCCTCTACCAGAAGATGAAGGTCGTCGAGCAGATCGAGTACTTCGGCCGGCTCAACGGCCTGGGCTCGGGCGACGCCAGGCGGGCGACCGACGAGCTGCTGGCGCGGCTCTCGCTCACCGAGCGCCGCAACGACACGGTGGACGCGCTCTCCCTGGGCAACCAGCAACGCGTGCAGCTCGCGGTCGCCCTGGTGCACGACCCCGAGGTGCTCGTCCTGGACGAGCCCTTCTCCGGCCTGGACCCGCTCGCCGTCGACGCGCTGGCCGACGTGCTCGCCGAACGGTGCCGCTCCGGCGTTCCCGTGCTCTTCTCCAGCCACCAGCTTGATCTGGTGGAACGGCTGTGCCACTCGGTCGGCATCGTCTCCGCCGGCCGCATGGTGGCCAGCGGCACGGTCGAGGACCTACGGGACAGGGAGGGCCGAGGCCGGCTCAGGGTGGTCGTCCGCGACGCGCCCGCCGGCTGGACCGCGGACCTTCCGGGAGACGTCACCGAGAACGGCGACGAAGTCCTCGTCACCGGCGTGGAGGGCGACGACCAGGAAATCCTCCGCCTCGCCGTCAAGGCGGGAAGGGTCGAGCACTTCGGCTGGCAGCGGCCCACACTCACCGAGATCTTCAGAGGAGCCGTGGCGTCAACGACCCCGGTCTGAAGGCCAGGGCTTGAGGTGCAGTGATGCGCTTAAAGCCCCACGTTGACCAGCCTTAGTCATCACGTTATGGAGGTGTGACCAGATGGCTACGTTGAACACACGCCAGCAGACCGACTCCGGGGTGCTTCCTCAGCCCCGGACCCTCGAATCCACGTCAGCAGACATCCCCGAGGGTGGGGACGAAACGGGACGTAGACGCCGTAAGGCAACGGGTGTTCGACATGGGCGAGGGGAGATCGGTCAGGCCGCACCACCTGACCGGCGTCACCCCAAGGGCTCTTCGGTGTCCGAGGGAGCGAACCGTGAGGTTCACCCGGCCGTGTTCGTCCTGGATGCGTATGGCCAACCGCTCGACCCGTGCCACCCGGCCCGTGCTCGCCGTCTTCTGGCGGCGGGGCGCGCAGTGGTGGCCCGGCACACCCCGTTCGTCATCCGGCTGCGCGACCGCGCCGCCGCCAACTCCACCATGCAGGGCGCCCAGGTCGGCATCGACCCCGGCTCCCGGCACACCGGCATCGCCGTGTTCGCCGAACGCGACGCAAACCGTACCGGCTTGTACAGCATCCAGCTCGACCACCGGGGCGGGGCAATCCGCGACAAGCTCACCGTCCGATCGCAGTACCGGCGTCGGCGTCGCAGTAAGAACCTGCGTTACCGGGCACCCCGATTCCTCAATCGGACGAAGCCTAAAGGGTGGCTCGCGCCGTCCCTGAAACACCGTGTGGACACCACCATGTCGTGGGTATCGCGGCTCACTCGATGGGCGCCCATCACGGCCGTCCACGTCGAGAAGGTCGCGTTCGACACCCACACCCTGTCGGCCGGTCGGCCGCTCGAAGGAGTGGAATACCAACAGGGCACCTTGTACGGGTATGAGGCCCGCGAATATTTGCTGGCCAAGTGGAGCCGTAAATGCGCGTACTGCGGCGCCACCGACACCCCGTTGAACATCGACCACATCCACCCGCGTTCCCGGGGCGGCTCCGACCGCATCAGTAATCTGTGTGTGGCGTGCATCGGCTGTAACCAGGCGAAGAACGCCACCTCGGTGGAGGTATTCCTGGCTGACCGGCCGAAGGTGCTGGCTCGGGTCCTGGCTCAGGCGAAGACTCCCCTACGGGACGCTGCCGCGGTGAACTCGACCCGGTGGACGCTGTGGTGGGCACTGACCGGCACCGGCCTGTCCGTCGCCACGTCGTCGGGTGGGCGCACAAAGTGGAACCGATCCCGCACCGGTGCCCCGAAAGCGCACACATTGGACGCGCTGCACGTCGGTGACCTGGACACCGTCAGCGCCTGGCCGCACACGGTGCTGGTCGTTACAGCGACCGGGCGCGGAACCTACGCTCGCACCCGAACCGACAAGTACGGCTTCCCGCGCCTTGCGCTGCCCCGCACCAAGACCATTCGGGGCTTCCAAACCGGCGACCTGGTCCGGGCCATCGTCCCCTCCGGCAAGAAAGCCGGGGTTCACACGGGCCGGGTCGCGATTCGTTCCACCGGCAGCTTCAACATCCGCACCCGGAACGGTCTCGTACAGGGCATTCACCACCGCCACGTCGGCCTACTTCAACGAGCCGACGGCTACGGCTACGCCACCCATCCAGAGACGCGGCACTGTGCCGCGTTTCCTCCCGGCTCTGAAGAACCGGGTTTCCACACTGGAGGCAATCGATGAACAGTCTGTGGCTGGTCGCGCGGCGGGAGATCGTCACGCGCGGCCGTACGAAAGCCTTTGTCATCGGCCTCGTGGTGAGCGCCGCGCTGGTCGCCGCGCTCGCTTTTCTGCCCCAGCTCTTCGCCGGGCCCGATTCCTACACGGTGGGGATCACCGGGTCGCAGTCGCTGCGACCCGCGCTCACCGAGACGGCGAAGGACGTCGAGATCACCGTCAGGGAGTTCCCCGACGAGGCCGCCGCGAGCAAGGCGGTGACCGCCGGAGACGTGGACGCCGCCGTGGTGGCCGACAGCAAGGTGCTCGCCGACGGCGAGGTCGACCGGGAGCTCGGCCTGCTGCTGGAGAACGCGCACCAGGCCGCCCAGGTCCAGAGACAACTCGCCGAGGCGGGCCTCGACCCCGCCAAGGTGACCCAGGCGATGCGGGTCACCCCTCTGGAGCAGGTCTCGGTCGGGACGGACACCCGCTATTCGGGCGTGCGAACCGCCCTCGCGTCGCTTCTGGTCATGGTGCTGTTCTTCCTGATCATCTACTCCTCCATGTATGTCGCCATGGGAGTGGTCGAGGAGAAGGGGAGCCGCATCGTCGAGATCCTGCTGACCTCGATCCGCCCCTGGCAGTTGCTCGGCGGCAAGATCGTGGGCCTGGGCGCGCTCGCGCTGATCAACCTCGTCGTGGTCATCGTGGCAGGCCTCGGCGCCGCCGCGGCGACCGGCCTCTCCGCCGACCTGCCCCCGGGCATGACGGGGATCGTGATCAGCACTCTGTTCTGGTTCCTCCTCGGCTACGGGTTCTTCGCCGCGATGGCGGCGGCGCTGGGCTCGCTGGTGTCCCGGCAGGAGGATGTGAGCAGCGTCCTCACCCCGATGACGATGATCATGATGGCCACCTACCTGGTCGCCTACTACGCGGCCTTCGATCCCAGCGGCCCGGTGGCCCGCATCCTGTCGCTGGTGCCGCCGTTCTCCTCGATGGTCATGCCGGTCCGGATGGCCGGCGGCGAGGTGGCCGCCTGGGAGATCGCCCTGGCGGCGGTCCTGATGCTCCTGGCGACCGTGGGCACCCTCGTTCTCGGGGCTCGCATCTACCAGCGCGCGGTCCTGCGCACGGGCGCCCGCGTCAAGCTCTCCGAGGTCGTGCGCTGACCACCGGACCATGTCGCGGGGGCTCGTCGTGAGTTCTTGACATCCTCCCCGGCCTTGCAACCGGATGCCGACGGGTCGCGCGCCGTGTCGCGCGACCCGGCGCGCGCCGGGGAACCGGGAACCCGCCACCCCGGCTGGACGGATCCTGGAGAGCCGGGTCCCGTCCGGCCGGTAGGGTTCGCTCATGCGTCTGGTCATCGCGCGGTGCAGCGTGGATTACGTGGGAAAGCTCACTGCTCATCTTCCGATGGCGCCCCGGCTCATCCTCATAAAAGCCGACAGCAGCGTCTCGATCCACGCCGACGATCGAGCGTTCAAGCCTCTCAACTGGATGAACCCGCCGTGCAAACTCCGCGAGGAGGAGGGCGTCTGGACGGTGACCCACGGCAAGACCGGTGAGAAGCTCGTCCTCACCATGGAGGAGATCCTCCACGACTCCAGCCACGAGCTGGGCGTGGACCCCGGCCTCATCAAGGACGGCGTCGAGGCCCACCTGCAGGAGCTGCTGGCCGAGCACATCACCACGCTGGGCGCGGGCTGGACGCTGATCCGCCGCGAATACATGACGGCGATCGGCCCGGTCGACATCCTCTGCCGCGACCACACGGGCGCGACCGTGGCCGTGGAGCTCAAGCGGCGCGGTGACATCGACGGCGTCGAACAGCTCACCCGCTACCTGGAGCTCCTCAACCGCGACCCCCTGCTGGCCCCGGTGAAGGGCGTCTTCGCCGCCCAGGAGATCAAGCCGCAGGCGCGCGTGCTCGCCGCCGACCGGGGCATCGGCTGCGTCACCCTCGACTACGACAAGCTACGGGGCATCGAGCGCAACGACACCCTGTTCTGACGGCGTTCTGGCGGTGCTCGGACGGCCTCCTCGTCCGAGGCCCCGCCGGCGTGTACGACTCCTCGCCGTGATCCGCTGTCCTTCGAATGGAGGACAGCCGGTTCCACCGGTCGTTGGTGTCGCGGAAACCGTACGGACGCGACATTTGAAGCATGACGACAGCGGTGAAAGTGCGCGGCCTGACCAAGCGCTACGGAGACGTGCAGGCGGTCGGGGGGATCGACCTGGACATCCGCGCGGGTGAGGTCTTCGCGATCCTCGGCCCGAACGGGGCGGGGAAGTCCACCAGCGTGGAGATCATGGAGGGATACCGCACCCGGGACGCCGGAGAGGTCAGCGTTCTGGGCACGGACCCGAACAGGCCGACCCGCGAGTGGCGCTCCCGGATCGGC
It includes:
- a CDS encoding SDR family NAD(P)-dependent oxidoreductase, whose protein sequence is MFGSSAPHPADLAIEVTVNEEAAMQAFDLSGRKAFITGASRGIGRAIALAYAEAGADVALVSRSAESLAEVASEVKALGRQAAVIPCDVTDRDAVAAAVQRGIEELGHVDIVVNNAGGSNFLVPFKDLRLAGWDKLMRLNLDSAMAVCHAFAPHLTERGSASVINVASVAAKGAPFLAAYAAAKAGVVALTKTLALEWAGSGVRVNALCPGWTATDLNRSLWEDESAGQATVQTVPMRRWGTPEEMAHPAVFLAATASAYITGQVLYVDGGATAMS
- the iscB gene encoding RNA-guided endonuclease IscB; amino-acid sequence: MFVLDAYGQPLDPCHPARARRLLAAGRAVVARHTPFVIRLRDRAAANSTMQGAQVGIDPGSRHTGIAVFAERDANRTGLYSIQLDHRGGAIRDKLTVRSQYRRRRRSKNLRYRAPRFLNRTKPKGWLAPSLKHRVDTTMSWVSRLTRWAPITAVHVEKVAFDTHTLSAGRPLEGVEYQQGTLYGYEAREYLLAKWSRKCAYCGATDTPLNIDHIHPRSRGGSDRISNLCVACIGCNQAKNATSVEVFLADRPKVLARVLAQAKTPLRDAAAVNSTRWTLWWALTGTGLSVATSSGGRTKWNRSRTGAPKAHTLDALHVGDLDTVSAWPHTVLVVTATGRGTYARTRTDKYGFPRLALPRTKTIRGFQTGDLVRAIVPSGKKAGVHTGRVAIRSTGSFNIRTRNGLVQGIHHRHVGLLQRADGYGYATHPETRHCAAFPPGSEEPGFHTGGNR
- the nucS gene encoding endonuclease NucS, which produces MRLVIARCSVDYVGKLTAHLPMAPRLILIKADSSVSIHADDRAFKPLNWMNPPCKLREEEGVWTVTHGKTGEKLVLTMEEILHDSSHELGVDPGLIKDGVEAHLQELLAEHITTLGAGWTLIRREYMTAIGPVDILCRDHTGATVAVELKRRGDIDGVEQLTRYLELLNRDPLLAPVKGVFAAQEIKPQARVLAADRGIGCVTLDYDKLRGIERNDTLF
- a CDS encoding winged helix-turn-helix domain-containing protein; the encoded protein is MSEGGSHPRHALDDVIHAPVRLSIMAALSATEKAEFRFLRDTIEVSDSLLSKHIITLEEAGYVHVEKAFVGKRPRTWLALTEEGRQAFQEYVSVLRRLTEGSPHDRN
- a CDS encoding alpha/beta hydrolase, coding for MEIRASTVLPARREPIELSTGDGLKLVGELALPAERPPVATLVCLHPLPTHGGMMDSHVYRKAANRLPALADLALLRFNTRGTTSERGTSEGVFGGGEEERFDVAAALEYAEFNDLPRVWLVGWSFGTELALKWGRDPLVEGAVLLSPPLHRTTDADLDAWAEFGRPLIALVPEFDDYLRPQEARERFARVPQAEVVGVDEAKHLWVGEPYVRIVLNEIVRRVNPAAHPLPTEVPDS
- a CDS encoding alpha/beta fold hydrolase: MDLYTRSAGEGLPVVLLHAFPLSSAMWLAQREGLATTCKVITPDLRGFGGSVLGEDEPSLDVMADDVVRLMDREGIERGVVGGLSMGGYVTMALCRRHPDRVLGVILADTKAGADPEAARSNRERIAATVLDSGTSVLLEEVLPGLLGQTTVRRRAMVFGRVRGLVQAAPPGAVAWAQRAMAGRLDSFDTLRALKVPVLVIVGEEDETSPLADAEAMTRAVPDGRLAVIEKAGHLSAVEQPEAFNRAVAGFIDELAGGSPPRG
- a CDS encoding ATP/GTP-binding protein, whose protein sequence is MSPRKARRADPFDRGGNRGSSRPVGPFVPGVDQVEEWPDGDWHVRRVAGGGADKVYRCPGCDQEIRPGLPHLVSWPAWSGGEDERRHWHTACWRNRVRRGPGRSRY
- a CDS encoding AI-2E family transporter, whose amino-acid sequence is MSAPPPPTSLETSGTSETSPETSGTPETSAAHEKPDVPDGRRTAHHGKPRASGGHEALYGEPGKPLASNPFLIGLTAGLGLLTAWALSQALVTSRSVIVLVVVAMFLAVGLNPAVEALQRRRMARRGAISIVFGAVILFFVLFGLAIVPPVTQEATSFVGAVPGYIQELLANPTLKELDSDYQILTRAGDYITSGGLAQTVAGGLLGAGAVVFNAFFSGVTLLVLTLYFLGSLPSIKDYLFKLVPSSRRERSRALGDEILDGIGGYVAGNLLISVIAGVVTWVFLSIMGVEYALALALIVAVTDLIPLVGATIGAALVTVVALLQSGTLGIACAIFFLVYQQVENYLIYPRVMKRSVDVAPAVTVIAALFGGALMGIVGALLAIPVAAAIALLIREVVIPRQAHL
- a CDS encoding ABC transporter ATP-binding protein, which translates into the protein MIEINDLHKRYGDKTALDGVTFSVKPGEMFGFVGANGAGKTTTMRILMGVLTADSGSVLRDGRPLTFEARRRFGYMPEERGLYQKMKVVEQIEYFGRLNGLGSGDARRATDELLARLSLTERRNDTVDALSLGNQQRVQLAVALVHDPEVLVLDEPFSGLDPLAVDALADVLAERCRSGVPVLFSSHQLDLVERLCHSVGIVSAGRMVASGTVEDLRDREGRGRLRVVVRDAPAGWTADLPGDVTENGDEVLVTGVEGDDQEILRLAVKAGRVEHFGWQRPTLTEIFRGAVASTTPV
- a CDS encoding ABC transporter permease, giving the protein MNSLWLVARREIVTRGRTKAFVIGLVVSAALVAALAFLPQLFAGPDSYTVGITGSQSLRPALTETAKDVEITVREFPDEAAASKAVTAGDVDAAVVADSKVLADGEVDRELGLLLENAHQAAQVQRQLAEAGLDPAKVTQAMRVTPLEQVSVGTDTRYSGVRTALASLLVMVLFFLIIYSSMYVAMGVVEEKGSRIVEILLTSIRPWQLLGGKIVGLGALALINLVVVIVAGLGAAAATGLSADLPPGMTGIVISTLFWFLLGYGFFAAMAAALGSLVSRQEDVSSVLTPMTMIMMATYLVAYYAAFDPSGPVARILSLVPPFSSMVMPVRMAGGEVAAWEIALAAVLMLLATVGTLVLGARIYQRAVLRTGARVKLSEVVR